From one Botrytis cinerea B05.10 chromosome 7, complete sequence genomic stretch:
- the Bcmrpl4 gene encoding Bcmrpl4 has protein sequence MSTSTVIRPVARSLLQLRKAGNTPPAFLLPCLQSSSTTSSCTQSTSFSTSSTHLYPRDMNRLRGVSTQRRTGPRQPLSVSNAKLPQPVLDESKRLKVKVDENHGLYEFFRHKDKALSTPAEEGSHGRPWSAEELRGKSWEDLHSLWWICCKERNRIATESYERQRLEAGYGDEDAEKRDMTVRRTQRAIKQVLTERYYSWQEAEVIAKDDPEIDFSGEGPLYTPRDFEEEFEEDVLAEAEGEAEPKPAQVTA, from the exons ATGTCGACCTCTACAGTTATTCGACCTGTAGCTCGCAGTCTTCTACAACTCCGAAAGGCAGGAAATACCCCGCCAGCATTCCTCCTTCCCTGCCTACAAAGCTCCTCCACAACTTCATCATGCACTCAATCCACCTCCTTCTCTACCAGCAGCACACACCTATATCCCCGGGACATGAACCGTCTGCGCGGAGTATCTACTCAAAGACGAACGGGGCCCCGTCAACCTCTCTCAGTATCCAATGCGAAACTACCCCAACCAGTCCTAGATGAATCGAAACGATTAAAAGTCAAGGTTGATGAGAATCACGGATTATACGAGTTTTTCAGGCATAAGGACAAGGCACTTAGCACGCCAGCTGAGGAGGGAAGTCATGGCAGACCATGGAGCGCAGAAGAGTTGAGGGGGAAAAGTTGGGAAGATTTACATTCACTTTGGTGGATTTGCTGCAAGGAGAGGAATCGCATTGCTACGGAAAGTTACGAGAGGCAGAGATTGGAGGCGGGTTATGGTGATGAGGATGCGGAGAAGAGGGATATGACT GTTCGGAGAACACAGAGAGCTATCAAACAAGTTTTGACTGAAAGATATTATTCGTGGCAAGAAGCGGAGGTTATTGCGAAGGATGACCCAGAAATTGACTTTTCGGGTGAAGGACCATTATACACCCCCAGAGATTTTGAGGAAGAGTTTGAGGAGGATGTGTTAGCTGAAGCTGAGGGAGAGGCAGAGCCAAAACCTGCTCAGGTTACAGCTTAG